A genomic region of Nostoc sp. UHCC 0702 contains the following coding sequences:
- a CDS encoding AAA family ATPase, which translates to MTKLLLLIGLPGSGKSTLAQQLVTQSPQIQLISTDAIRGQLFNSEAFQGPWFLIWREIEQQFQQAIATGKTAIFDATNTQRRHRREVIVLGRDLGFTNITGIWVSTPVWLCLARNKKRPRQVPEEVILRMHRQLRDAPPSLEEGLDSLIRFLDNCEYGNCAGVLSKNHT; encoded by the coding sequence ATGACTAAACTCTTGTTATTAATTGGTCTTCCTGGTAGCGGTAAGTCAACTCTGGCACAACAATTAGTCACACAAAGCCCCCAGATACAGCTAATTTCTACCGATGCCATCCGGGGGCAACTTTTCAACTCAGAAGCGTTTCAGGGGCCATGGTTCCTAATTTGGCGAGAAATTGAGCAGCAGTTTCAGCAAGCGATCGCCACAGGAAAAACGGCAATTTTCGACGCTACCAACACCCAGCGACGCCATCGCCGCGAAGTCATCGTTTTAGGACGCGACTTAGGCTTTACTAACATTACTGGAATTTGGGTGAGTACACCAGTTTGGCTATGCTTAGCACGCAATAAAAAGCGCCCGCGTCAGGTTCCGGAAGAAGTCATCTTGCGGATGCACCGCCAACTCCGTGATGCGCCTCCAAGCTTAGAAGAAGGTTTAGACAGCCTGATTCGCTTTCTGGACAATTGCGAGTACGGAAATTGCGCTGGGGTCTTGAGCAAGAACCACACTTGA
- a CDS encoding DnaJ domain-containing protein yields MAATDFKDYYGILGVSKTASQEEIKQAFRKLARKYHPDVNPGNKQAEARFKEVNEAYEVLSDPDKRKKYDQFGQYWKQAGQGFPSGGAGVDMGGFDFSQYGNFDEFINELLGRFGGASPGAGRQSYSYRTSTGRPGSGFGGYSDYGFQDAGAAGQDSEAAIALTFAEAFAGVQKRFSLGNETIDVRIPAGAKPGTRLRVRGKGQINPMTQQRGDLYLKVELQPHSFFQIEGDNLVCEVPITPDEAALGATVDVPTPDGAVNVKLPAGVRSGQSLRLRGKGWPIAKGGRGDQLVKVAIVPPKDLSQQEREYYEKIRAIRTYNPRTHLQQVKL; encoded by the coding sequence ATGGCTGCAACCGACTTCAAAGACTATTACGGAATTTTGGGAGTTAGTAAGACTGCCAGTCAAGAGGAAATTAAACAAGCATTTCGTAAACTAGCTCGCAAATATCATCCTGATGTTAACCCAGGTAATAAACAGGCGGAGGCACGCTTCAAAGAAGTTAATGAAGCTTATGAAGTTTTATCAGACCCAGACAAACGCAAAAAATACGATCAATTTGGTCAGTATTGGAAACAAGCTGGTCAAGGCTTCCCATCTGGCGGTGCTGGTGTGGATATGGGTGGCTTCGACTTTAGTCAATATGGTAACTTTGATGAGTTTATTAACGAGTTACTAGGACGTTTTGGTGGTGCTAGTCCTGGGGCTGGGCGACAAAGTTATTCTTACCGCACTTCAACTGGTAGACCAGGTAGTGGTTTTGGTGGCTATAGTGATTATGGTTTTCAAGATGCTGGTGCTGCTGGCCAGGATAGTGAAGCCGCGATCGCCCTGACTTTTGCAGAAGCATTTGCAGGTGTACAAAAGCGCTTCAGTTTAGGCAACGAAACAATAGATGTTCGCATACCCGCTGGGGCTAAACCTGGTACTCGTCTGCGAGTGCGAGGCAAAGGTCAAATCAATCCGATGACCCAACAACGTGGTGATTTATATTTAAAGGTTGAACTTCAACCGCACTCGTTCTTCCAAATTGAGGGTGATAATCTAGTTTGTGAAGTACCAATTACGCCAGATGAAGCCGCTTTGGGAGCAACAGTAGATGTACCTACACCTGATGGTGCAGTTAATGTCAAGCTACCTGCGGGGGTGCGTTCTGGTCAATCCCTACGTTTACGGGGCAAAGGTTGGCCGATAGCTAAGGGTGGACGTGGTGATCAGTTGGTGAAGGTAGCGATCGTTCCTCCAAAAGACCTCAGCCAACAAGAGCGGGAATATTATGAAAAAATCCGGGCTATACGTACTTATAATCCCCGTACTCACTTGCAACAGGTTAAGTTGTGA
- a CDS encoding glucose-1-phosphate adenylyltransferase, whose product MKKVLAIILGGGAGTRLYPLTKLRAKPAVPVAGKYRLIDIPVSNCINSEIFKIYVLTQFNSASLNRHIARTYNFSGFSEGFVEVLAAQQTPENPNWFQGTADAVRQYLWLLEEWDAEEYLILSGDHLYRMDYRQFVQRHKETGADITLSVIPIDDRRASDFGLMKIDDSGRVVDFSEKPKGDALKLMRVDTTILGLTKEQADAQPYIASMGIYVFKKDVLIKLLKQSLESTDFGKEIIPDAAKDYNVQAYLFDDYWEDIGTIEAFYHANLALTQQPVPPFSFYDEEAPIYTRARYLPPSKLLNCHVTESIIGEGCILKNCRIQHSVLGVRSRIEAGCAIEESLLMGADFYQASVERHCNIDKGDIPVGIGTDTIIRRAIIDKNARIGHDVKIINKDNVQEADRESQGFYIRSGIVVVLKNAVIPDGTII is encoded by the coding sequence GTGAAAAAAGTTTTAGCAATCATTCTCGGTGGTGGCGCTGGTACTCGCCTTTATCCCCTAACCAAGCTACGTGCAAAGCCAGCTGTGCCTGTAGCAGGTAAGTACCGCTTAATCGATATCCCAGTCAGCAACTGCATTAATTCAGAAATCTTTAAAATCTACGTCCTGACACAATTCAACTCAGCTTCCCTGAATCGCCACATTGCTCGTACCTATAACTTTAGTGGATTCAGTGAGGGGTTTGTGGAAGTACTAGCCGCCCAGCAAACACCAGAAAACCCCAATTGGTTCCAAGGTACCGCCGATGCTGTGCGACAGTACCTATGGCTGTTAGAAGAATGGGACGCAGAAGAATATCTAATTCTCTCAGGCGATCACCTCTATCGCATGGATTACCGCCAGTTTGTCCAGCGTCATAAAGAAACAGGTGCAGATATTACTCTCTCAGTTATCCCCATCGACGATCGCCGCGCCTCAGACTTTGGTTTAATGAAAATTGACGATTCCGGTAGGGTAGTTGACTTTAGCGAAAAACCTAAAGGCGATGCCTTAAAGCTAATGCGCGTCGATACCACTATTTTAGGCTTGACAAAAGAGCAAGCCGATGCACAGCCATACATCGCCTCAATGGGGATTTATGTCTTTAAAAAAGATGTTTTGATCAAGTTATTAAAACAATCCCTAGAAAGTACTGATTTTGGCAAAGAAATTATTCCTGATGCAGCAAAAGATTACAACGTTCAAGCCTACTTATTTGATGACTACTGGGAAGATATCGGAACCATTGAGGCATTCTATCATGCCAATTTAGCCCTGACTCAGCAACCAGTACCGCCCTTTAGCTTCTACGATGAAGAAGCACCAATTTATACCCGCGCTCGTTATTTACCTCCGAGTAAACTTTTAAATTGCCACGTCACAGAATCAATCATTGGCGAAGGTTGTATTTTGAAAAATTGCCGCATTCAACATTCCGTTTTAGGAGTGCGATCGCGCATAGAAGCTGGCTGTGCAATTGAAGAATCTCTGCTCATGGGTGCAGACTTTTACCAAGCATCTGTGGAGCGACATTGTAACATAGATAAGGGTGACATTCCCGTAGGCATTGGCACAGATACAATTATTCGCCGTGCCATTATTGACAAAAATGCCCGCATTGGTCACGATGTCAAAATTATCAATAAAGATAACGTCCAAGAAGCCGATCGCGAAAGCCAAGGTTTTTATATCCGCAGTGGCATCGTTGTGGTGCTGAAAAATGCCGTGATTCCTGATGGAACCATTATTTAG
- a CDS encoding caspase family protein yields the protein MARYALVIGIAEYQNPSLPRLSKTTNDAEAIAQLLEKYGDFQSVQRLPQRWNKDKNGYEVGTQKIHGAEIGQELRTFLLEQADKNEALIYFSGHGFTISDNLGQQKGYLATSDCQIEVVGNQIVEQKYCIPLDSLNELIRDSQLSSLVMLLDCCHSGYFLERQLIERTLTAFSSQKDYYLITACRGFERAGVIKSEEYSIFTGAVIQGLASENAGSSRRISGDRLFDFVSNQLKGSVQEPIRMGWGRAITLVTYPQLDIPTEEKIAFNQENPYRGLYAFEAEQAQYFCGRDEAVRTLISRLAESRFLAVIGYSGSGKSSLVKAGLLPQLKSDRLPGSSQWEIVSFTPGEHPLGKLVDILARQQQQNQSHLLFIDQFEEIFTLCQNDDERQAFIRLVTQEIKKPEGQNRIILTIRGDFLNRCADYVEIISLINSVPPTSFIVTPMSFTELEEAIEKPAKLHGVNFEHGLVSQIATDVVNRPGALPILQYALKELWRVCIEEPDSPQPLLTHKGYEEIGGVIGALDKRATILYQSLTDADQAFARRLFMELVQLGETKEVTRRRTSWDRLDAISDSPQQLQRVVGLLAGSQQRLIITDEKIIEVAHEALLIEWKLLNTWIAENQENIRLSRSLEEDCQEWQQRFNKSDEALLTGAKLAVISEWVNKTQPRLTPQETEFLRKSLEERDKEIQAELEQAQRLQHEAEAKAKVESQRTRLAIASTILVVLSLGLGLLLQQRTVEKKHAIAFGGFVETSELLLETGNQLEAMITSVKALNESQNLSGDNTNALNRIKSVMSKVQEHNRLEGHTESVNGISFSPKYPLLVSGSADQTLRLWKLDGTPVQTPTPMKHDGSVYTVNFSPNGEYIVSASADKTVKLWKKDGTLITTLEADDEVASANFSFDSKTIIAASGDGTIRLWEIESISPKILIKKPFIFKGSKNTVWYAEFSPNGQLIASAADDGIKLWKKDGTLITTLTGHKATVRYVTFAKDNKTLISASEDRTIKIWNWETDPKKWHNSFTIQANKSYVVKFSPNYKFFATANPNGTIDIWQASDYTKIATLGQHKDEILDLSFSPNSKEIASVSADKSIRIWSLDWDKKNKSNDNYSLFKSGCNWIRDYIVNNESARRQSQDMFNTCQYSKLK from the coding sequence ATGGCACGATACGCGCTTGTTATTGGAATCGCGGAGTATCAGAACCCTTCACTACCGCGTTTATCAAAAACTACAAATGATGCTGAAGCCATAGCGCAACTACTAGAAAAGTATGGTGATTTTCAGTCTGTGCAAAGACTACCGCAGCGTTGGAACAAAGACAAAAATGGCTATGAAGTAGGAACACAAAAAATTCATGGGGCTGAAATTGGTCAAGAACTGAGAACGTTTTTATTAGAGCAAGCTGACAAAAATGAAGCGCTAATTTATTTTAGTGGACACGGTTTTACAATTTCTGATAATTTAGGTCAACAAAAGGGATATTTGGCAACTTCCGATTGTCAAATTGAAGTTGTAGGAAACCAAATTGTTGAACAAAAATATTGTATACCTCTCGATAGCCTCAACGAGTTAATTCGAGATTCACAATTAAGTAGTTTAGTGATGCTACTCGATTGCTGTCATAGTGGCTATTTTCTCGAAAGACAATTAATCGAACGTACCCTAACTGCTTTTAGTTCGCAAAAAGATTATTACCTAATCACAGCTTGTCGCGGTTTTGAACGCGCAGGAGTAATTAAAAGTGAAGAGTATAGCATTTTCACAGGTGCAGTAATTCAGGGATTAGCATCTGAAAATGCCGGAAGTAGTAGGAGAATCAGTGGCGATCGCTTGTTTGATTTTGTTAGCAATCAACTCAAAGGTTCAGTCCAAGAACCGATTCGCATGGGTTGGGGACGTGCAATTACTTTAGTAACTTATCCCCAATTAGATATTCCTACAGAAGAAAAAATTGCTTTTAATCAGGAAAATCCTTATCGGGGACTTTACGCTTTTGAGGCTGAACAAGCGCAATATTTTTGTGGACGAGATGAAGCAGTTCGGACGCTGATTTCCCGGTTAGCAGAGAGTCGTTTTTTGGCTGTAATTGGTTATTCCGGTAGTGGTAAATCATCCTTAGTGAAGGCGGGATTACTACCTCAATTAAAAAGCGATCGCCTTCCTGGTAGCAGTCAATGGGAAATCGTCTCATTTACACCAGGAGAGCATCCTTTAGGAAAATTAGTTGATATTTTAGCTCGGCAACAACAGCAAAATCAATCGCATCTATTATTTATCGATCAGTTTGAAGAAATATTTACTCTGTGTCAAAACGATGACGAACGCCAAGCTTTTATTCGCTTAGTCACACAGGAAATTAAGAAACCTGAAGGACAAAACCGCATAATTTTGACAATTCGCGGTGATTTCTTAAATAGATGTGCTGACTATGTAGAAATTATCAGTCTCATCAATAGCGTTCCTCCGACATCATTCATCGTCACACCAATGTCTTTTACCGAGTTAGAAGAAGCAATTGAAAAACCAGCAAAGTTGCATGGCGTGAATTTTGAACATGGTTTAGTGTCACAAATCGCCACCGATGTCGTCAACCGTCCTGGTGCATTACCTATATTGCAATATGCACTCAAAGAATTGTGGCGAGTTTGCATTGAAGAACCTGATTCGCCACAACCGCTTTTAACTCACAAAGGTTATGAAGAAATTGGTGGAGTTATAGGTGCTTTAGATAAACGAGCAACAATTTTGTATCAAAGTTTAACAGATGCAGATCAAGCATTTGCCCGTCGCTTGTTTATGGAGTTGGTGCAGTTAGGTGAAACAAAAGAAGTGACACGGCGGCGTACTAGTTGGGATAGATTAGATGCAATTTCAGATTCTCCACAACAACTGCAACGGGTTGTAGGATTGTTGGCTGGTTCTCAACAACGTTTGATTATTACTGATGAAAAAATTATAGAAGTTGCTCATGAAGCATTGTTAATTGAATGGAAATTATTAAATACTTGGATTGCTGAAAATCAGGAAAATATTCGTCTCAGTCGCAGTTTAGAAGAAGATTGTCAGGAATGGCAACAAAGATTTAATAAATCAGATGAAGCACTTTTAACTGGTGCAAAATTGGCAGTAATTTCTGAGTGGGTGAATAAGACTCAGCCAAGACTTACACCACAAGAAACAGAGTTTTTGCGTAAGAGTTTGGAGGAACGTGATAAAGAAATTCAGGCAGAATTAGAGCAAGCACAAAGACTGCAACACGAAGCAGAAGCCAAAGCAAAAGTAGAATCACAAAGAACTCGGTTAGCGATCGCCAGTACAATACTTGTAGTTTTATCTCTGGGATTGGGGCTACTGCTGCAACAACGGACAGTAGAAAAAAAACATGCGATCGCTTTTGGTGGATTCGTTGAAACATCAGAGCTACTTTTGGAAACAGGCAATCAGCTTGAAGCGATGATAACAAGTGTTAAAGCGCTCAATGAGTCGCAGAATTTAAGTGGAGACAATACTAATGCACTCAATCGAATTAAATCAGTGATGAGTAAAGTGCAGGAGCATAATCGTTTAGAGGGACACACTGAAAGCGTTAACGGTATCAGTTTTAGTCCTAAATATCCACTTCTCGTCTCTGGAAGTGCAGATCAAACTCTCAGGCTTTGGAAGCTCGACGGCACTCCAGTGCAAACCCCTACACCGATGAAACATGATGGTTCTGTCTATACTGTGAATTTTAGCCCTAATGGTGAGTATATTGTTTCTGCGAGTGCTGATAAAACAGTCAAGCTATGGAAAAAAGACGGCACTTTAATTACTACTCTCGAAGCAGATGATGAAGTTGCATCTGCAAATTTTAGCTTTGATAGTAAAACTATTATTGCTGCTAGTGGAGATGGAACTATTAGGCTTTGGGAAATTGAGAGTATTTCACCAAAAATTTTGATTAAAAAACCCTTCATATTTAAAGGAAGCAAAAATACAGTTTGGTATGCAGAATTTAGCCCTAATGGTCAGCTAATTGCTTCTGCTGCTGATGATGGAATCAAATTATGGAAAAAAGATGGAACTTTGATTACTACTCTTACAGGACATAAGGCGACAGTAAGATACGTTACTTTTGCTAAAGATAATAAAACTTTAATTTCTGCAAGTGAAGATAGAACTATCAAAATTTGGAATTGGGAAACTGACCCAAAAAAATGGCATAATTCATTTACTATCCAAGCTAACAAATCATATGTAGTAAAGTTTAGTCCTAATTATAAATTTTTTGCTACTGCTAATCCAAATGGAACAATAGATATCTGGCAAGCCAGTGATTATACGAAAATAGCTACTTTAGGGCAACATAAAGATGAAATTCTTGATTTGAGTTTTAGTCCTAATAGCAAAGAAATTGCCAGTGTTAGTGCTGATAAATCTATTAGAATATGGAGTTTAGATTGGGACAAAAAAAATAAATCTAATGATAATTATTCGTTGTTCAAGAGTGGATGCAATTGGATTAGAGATTATATAGTCAACAATGAAAGCGCTCGTAGACAATCTCAAGACATGTTTAATACATGTCAATATTCAAAACTAAAGTAG
- a CDS encoding FkbM family methyltransferase: protein MKIIDLTYTKVINLIKESIPKSLLLPLRYKYRRMIGTLEREMMIINKLVPRKGCAIDVGANQGIYTYVLAEICSVVEAFEPQPDCAELIVKYGKKFSKNINVHNCGLSNVNGTLSLKIPVVKGKVITGLASFVETNYEYNSLDVPVRRLDDYNFKNVVFIKIDVEGYERQVIEGARETILREKPILLVEIEQRHLNNISIKTVFDEILQLQYKGFFLYQDKLVNIEEFSLEKYQNLSRDTGINNLRNKNYINNFIFKPAVSNS, encoded by the coding sequence ATGAAAATAATTGACTTAACTTACACAAAAGTTATTAATCTCATAAAAGAAAGCATACCAAAATCTTTACTTCTTCCACTTAGATATAAGTATAGACGCATGATAGGAACTCTTGAAAGAGAGATGATGATTATAAATAAGTTAGTTCCTAGAAAAGGGTGTGCTATTGATGTTGGTGCTAATCAAGGAATATATACTTATGTACTTGCTGAAATCTGTAGCGTAGTAGAAGCCTTTGAACCGCAACCTGACTGTGCTGAATTAATAGTGAAGTATGGAAAAAAATTTAGTAAAAATATTAATGTACATAATTGTGGTTTATCTAATGTCAATGGAACCTTAAGCTTAAAAATTCCCGTGGTCAAAGGAAAAGTTATAACAGGATTAGCTAGTTTTGTAGAAACAAATTATGAATATAATTCTCTTGATGTACCTGTTCGTAGATTAGATGATTATAACTTTAAAAACGTTGTTTTTATAAAAATTGATGTTGAAGGATATGAAAGACAAGTAATTGAGGGTGCTAGAGAAACTATTCTGAGGGAAAAACCAATTTTGCTGGTAGAAATTGAACAGAGACATTTAAATAATATATCTATTAAAACAGTCTTTGATGAAATTCTACAACTTCAGTATAAGGGATTTTTTCTATATCAAGATAAGCTTGTAAATATAGAGGAATTTTCCTTGGAAAAATATCAAAATCTCTCTAGAGATACTGGCATCAATAATTTACGTAATAAGAATTACATAAACAATTTTATTTTCAAGCCAGCTGTATCAAACTCATAA